ACCATCCTCCTCTCAACCATCCTCCTCTCAATCATCCCTCTCTCAACCATCCTCCTCTCAATCGTCCCCTCTCAACCATCCCCCTTCCTTCCCTCTCATGAGCTGAGAGCCGGTCCCCTGAGAATGCTCTTTTTATCCACCGATCCCCAGCATTTTGAGGAGGAGGATCTGTCTCTTCTCCGGGCGGTGCAGGGACTGGACATTCGTCTGCAGATAGGAGAGACCGCATCCTTCGAGGAGCTCAAGGAGAGCATCAAGTCCCTCCAGCCTCACCTGGTATATCTCTCTGGGGAGGCAAATCTCTCCGCCGGCGCCTCTGGAAGGGAGGCGGGCTTCGCCTTCATGGATCCTGCAGGCAAGCCCGATATGCGGTCGGCAGAGGAGATAGCCCGTGCTCTGGAGGGGGGCGGAGTGGAGTGCATCATCCTCGGCGGGGGGAGAAGGGGGCCCGATCCAGCCCGGGATCTTCTCTGCCAGAGGCTGGCGGAGGATCTGTCTGTGGCAGTGGCCTGGAATGGCTCCTTTGCCCCTCAGGGGATCATCTCCCCGCTTTCACAGGGCCTGGCGGTGCATGAAGCCATTTGGGGCAGGGGTCGGGAGATGCTGAAGAAAATCCTGGGAGGAGATGAGGATGGAAAGGAGGGAGCGATACAGGCATATCCTTTCATCTATCTCGTCCGGGAACCAAGAGGCCTCTTTGATCCCCACAAGGAGAGAGAGGAGGAAGAGGCAGGATATCAAATGCTTCCCCCTATGCCAGGGATGACAGAAGGGCATGCAGGTGGATTTGTCAATAGAAGACGGGATCTGCACCGCCTCTATCCCGATCTGAGGCAGGGTATATCAAACACTCTTATAATCACTGGCGAGCCTGGCAGAGGAAAGAGCGCTCTTGCCAATCGCCTGGCCAGAATGCTTGCCGCCTCCGGCTATCTTGTGATTCCGCTTGGGGGAAGCATCCATAACCCCATAACCTCGGCCCGGATATTGGAGGCGGCAGGCCGGCAGTTGGCGGCAGCAAGTGAGCTTCAGGGGCGGGAGAGAGCGAATGGGCTCTTGGATTCAGCATTGTCTGCCGGCGAGAGGCTGGCTGCCCTGATGGAGCTTCTCCGCTCCAACCGCATCCTCATGCTCTGGGATGACCTCGGCCTGGAGGAGGGGACGGGCATGATCTCCGATCCCCATCTGGGCGAGCTTTTTCAGCAAATGGTCAAGGGCCTGCGTTCCAGCCGGGCGATCATCACCTGCTCTGAGGCCCCGGCGGACGTTCCCATTCTCCCCCGCCTGGCCAGGAGCTGGAGGCTGGATATGCTCTCCCAGGCGGCCTTCCTGCGGTTCGTCCTCCAGGATAGGGCGACAGGCGAAAGATACCGCAATGGTGAGCTCTCTTTTGATGCTCTGGCCGACCTTTACGCCCAATACAAGAGAGATCCCTCTGGGCTGGAGCAGATCCGCAGTGCTCTGGCAGAAGGTCTGCCCTCCGGGGGCGATCCCCTATCCTGGCTCCTTGAGAGCCTAAGCCCTGAATCGCTTCTTACACTGCAGAGGATGGCGGTCTATGATGTGGCCATGAGCGCGGAGGGATTGGCCGCTGCAGCTATGAGCAGCCCTGAGAGGATAATTGAGAGCCTGCCCCTCTGGGAGGGGCTGTCGCTCTGCCATAAGGCCGGTGAGCTGTGGGCAGTTCATTCCTCCGCCCGCGCCGCCCTTCGAGAGGGGCTGAGCCTGGAGGAGAGGAGGGATGCTCATAAGAGGGCGGGAGCATTTCTGGAAGAGATGGCGGAGGCAGGTCGCAGCCAGGACTTATCATTGCTCCGCCTCGATGCCCTCCTGGAGGCGCGGGGACATTATCTGGAGGGCGGCGACCTGGCAGAGGCGAGGAGGGTGACCTTCAGGATCAGCAGCTATCTGGACCGGCGGGGATACCACAGCGAGCTGATCAGATTGAACCGGGAGATAGCAGAGCGGGAGGAGGAAGAGGGGAAAGAGCAGGGGGATGGGCCGGAACCGGATACGATGAACTGGATCGCCCAGGCCTATTCCAACCAGATGGATCTGGAGAATGCTGTCCGGTGGTACAGAAGAGCACTGGATATCGCCCCCAATGCCATCAGCTATCAGGGTCTGGGAATGATCAATCTCAGCCAGGGCGAGTACGATCAGGCAGAGGAGAATCTGCATAAAGCGGAGCAATTCTATCTGAGCCGGAATGACCGGCAGGGGAGGGCAGCAGTTCTGCAGGCTCTGGCCTCAATCGATATGGCACAGAAGAGCGGCTCAGCAGCCAAAGAGAAGCTGGAGAGGGCTGCCCGGATCCTGGAGGAGCTGGGAGATAAGATGGGTGAGGCGGCAGTTTTGCAGAAGATGGCGGGCATTGATATGATGCGGCGCCATTTCGATTCTGCCCGGCCCAGCCTGGCCAGATCCCTGCAGCTGGCAAGAGAGATGGGCGACCGGTCGGGGGAAGCTGTTCTGCTCTTCAATCTGGCTGATCTTGACCGGGAGACGGGAGAGCTGGCCCGGGCAGCTGGGGAGCTGGATCAAGCTCTGGCCATCACCCGGGAGCTGGGCGACAGCAAAGGCACTGCTGCCAGCCTGCACGGCCTGGGAATGATCTTCTCTCAGGCGGGGGAGAAGGAGAAGGCAGCAGAGCATTTCCGCGAGGCCTTGAGCACCTATCAGGAGTTAGAGGACAAGCCGGGCGAGGCTGGAGCCCTCTTCCAGCTCGGCGCCCTGGCGGTGCAGATGGACAGGATAGGGGAAGGGCTCCGCCTCATGGCTCTATCTGCAGTGGTCTTGAGAAGCATCAATAGCGATGAGGTCAAGAGCATCGAGCCGGTGGTGGAGCGGCTGGCCTCGCAGCTCAACTACAGCCAGGATCAGTTTGTAGCTATGCTCCAGGAGGTCATGCATAGCTATGTTAAAGACAGGGGCATGGGGCTGGTGAAGAGGACCTTTGAAGATAAAGGGAGTATCAAATGACCCAGAGCAAATAGAGGCAAACGATAACTATCAAACGATAACTATCAAATGATAACTATCAAATGATAACTATCAAACGAAAACGATCAAACGAAAACGATCAAATGGAGACGATCAAAGGGAGAAGATGCAGATGGTATCTTCAGTTGGCAGTCACATCGCCTCTGCACCCAATGCCTGCGCCTCCACCGGAACCTCCTCCACCGGGCAGGCGGCGATCTTCTCTGCCAGCTTCGCCAGGACCTCTTTTCTCATCCCGCCCACGAACTTGATGGAGCCAACGACTAGATGGCCTCCCCCTGAGACCCCTCCATTGGGGATCTCCTCCATCAGCTCCTTGACCATCTGGGGGATGTTCATCCTCACCCCCCGGCTGCGCAGCACTGCGAAATCCGGGCCGTAACCTATGGTGACCACCGGTTTTCCATCGTACTTCTGGCATAGTCGGTCGTGCACCTCGCCAGAGGTCTTTCCCGGCGGGGGGAAGGTGAACTTATGGGCGAAGTTCTCCACATCCAGGACATTCATGATGATGCCATTGGGAAGCTTGGTGCTCTTGACATTGCCCATGCTCGCCCGGAGCTGCTCGTCTATGGCAGAATTGGCCTGCTCGCATAAAAGCTCCACGATTTTTTGATGGCGGTCGAGCCGGCCAAGGCATAGGATGTCGTTTATCATTCCCCGGCCGTCATTGAAGCGCTGCCAGAAGGCCTCAAAGTCCAGGGCAAGGGCGATCTTCTTCAGATCATCTCTGGAGAAGCGCTCCTCCACCAGGCGGATGTACTCCTCTGCCTCCGGGGCCTCGCTGCGATCGCCCACGGCAGATACGGCAGGGAAATGGAGGATCTTGTTCTCAATCCCGGGTTGGATCATGCGGGCGATCTCTGTGGCCAGCATGCCAGTGGTCAGGCCGAAGTCCCCACCAGCATGGGCGGGATTGACATGGGCCACCAGGAACTGGTCCACTATCTTGTGAGGGTGGTGATGGTCGACCACCAGCATCTCCAGGCCGTAGACCTGGGCCAGACGCATAGCGGGAACATCCTCTTCAGTCGAGCCGTTGTCCATCAGAACGATAAGAGGCATCTTCTGGCCGTGCCGGTTCTGATCCTCCAGAGCGAATGTCAGATCCTTGGTCACATCCTCCAGCTCGTAGAAGGGGGCTTTGCTGGGGGCGCGGCGGTAGTTATGGTACTCGGCATCTGGGCCGCCCACCTCGGCGATCAGAGGGAGGATGGCCATCTCAATGGCCACTGCAGCGGAGATGCCATCGGCATCAGCATGATGGCGGACGACTATTGGCTGGGACTTGAGTATAGCACGGCGGATCTCTTTGGCCACCGCCCTCATCGCCGGACGCAATCTCTCCATGATCTCGCTTTCGACCAGAAACTCCGTCTGCGCCGGCTCGGCCCGAAGATCGATGGCCTTCTCGATCTGCTCTTTCACCTGGGAGGCCTCCCCTCCCCAGAGGCGTTTCATGGATTTTATCTCCACCTGGACCTGGTTGTTGCGCAGTGTGGCCTCGCCGATCACCCGGACCATCATGTCGCTATCGATATCTGAGTAAGCCCGCACCCCGGCCCGCTCGAAGGCGGCGCAGAAGACCAGGCCGCTGTCATCGGCCAGAGTGAATATGGTCGGGCCGCCGGTCTGTTTGACCTGGATCACCTCTCCTTTGATCATGATCGTCTTGCCCACCAGGCGGTGAAGGTCTGCTGCCTTGGAGAGAGGAAGCTCCTTTTCCACCTCCACAGTGTTGTACTCCTTCAGCTCCACCGGCTCCAGCTCGATGTTGCCATTGGGAAGGATGTTCCTCACTATCACCAGGATGCTGTCGCCGGCCTCAGGGCGGCTCTTGAGGTACTTATTGTGGGCAAGGCCGCGCACGGAATCGGACAGATCGACAAAGGCCCCGAAGTTCGCCAGGCCGGAGACCTTGCCCTGATAGATATCTCCCACGGAGATGTCTCTGATATCGCAGGCCGGATCGAGGATGTGAACCAGCGGCTTTTTGGCGCATCGCTCACAGAACTCTTTCTTGCTCTCCAGCTTTGTCCCGCAGACCACGCAGAGATATTCCCGGCCCAGGCCGTGGCATTCAGGGCAGCTCTCGGTGAGGGGGATCTTGCCGCTGCCATGACAGACGCTGCATGTTGCCGAGCCGCTCTCAATCAGAGATTTCATGTCATTGTCCGAAGCCTCTCCCAGGGAGATGGACTCGGTCGTTCCCTTGCCATTGCAGTTGGGACAGGGCTTCTCCCCAATCTTGAGCACTCCACGGCCCTGACATCTCTCACACTGATTCATTGCCCGTGAGATGGTCATAGAGGAATTTATAGCTTCGGGAAGGCTCTAAATAAGAGGGGCCATATTCTTGCCGCCCGTGCGAGCAGTGGTTTTACGCCTGGGGCATCGGCCGGAGAGGGACAAGAGGGTCACCACCCATGTGGGCCTGGTCGCCCGCGCCTTTGGGGCGGAGGAGATGCTTCTTTGCGGTCGCGACGCCCACGTGGAGGAGAGCCTGGATGATGTGGCCAGGCGGTGGGGAGGAGACTTCCGCCTCACAGCGGATGCCTCATGGAAGGGGGAGATGGTGCGCTGGAAGGAGAGAGGGGGAGGGGTGGTTCATCTCACCATGTACGGCTCTAATCTGCCCGATGTGATCGATGAGATCAGAAGAAGAAAGGAGATCATGGTGGTGGTGGGGGCAGAGAAGGTTCCAGCAGAGGTGTATGAGCTGGCGGACTGGAATGTGGCGGTGGGAAATCAGCCCCATTCTGAGGTGGCGGCGCTGGCGGTATTCCTGGATAGGCTCTTTCAGGGGGAGGAGCTGGCGCGGGAGTTTGAGGGAGGCCTGAAGATCGTGCCCTCCCCGCGGGGAAAGGAGGTCCTGTATCCGGAGAACGGCCTCGATGAGGAGGAAGGGGGCAGGGATAAGGAGGAAGGCGGGGATAAGGGAGAGAGGATGAGGGGGGGGATAAGGAGAAGGGTGAGGAGGATGATATGGGCAACGTGGGTGAGGAGGAGGATGGGGACGGAGGCGGAGCGCTCCCGGGCGCAGAGGCCGGCCTCCTCTTATGGAGATAGCAATGCAGTAGTCTGAGAGCGATGAGGCTTCTGATAATTGGGATCAACATCCGGCATATCGCCTGTTCCGCCTGGCGGGCGGGGCATGAGGTCTATGCTGTCGATGGCTACTGCGACCTGGACCTGGAGAGCTGCGCCTGTGATATGGCGCCCTTGTCCAGGGATGGAATGGAGGGGCCAAAGGGAGAAGGTGATCCGGTCTCTGAGCATATCGAGAGGGTTCGCCCTGATGCTATCATCCTTGGGCCGGGGCTGGAGGAGGTCAGGGTCAGGGGGTGCCGCGCTTCGACAATTCGCCCGATAAGGTGCGCAGGATCTCAGACAAGCTCTGGCAGGCCCGCTGGCTGGAGAGGAATGGCTTTCCCTTCATCAGGACAGAGGCCTCTGCAGAGGGGCTGGACTTTCCGGTAATGATCAAGCCCAGGCGGGGGGCGGGCGGTGTGGGCTGCAGAGTGGCCAGGACTCGCAGCGAGCTTGACTGGGGGGAGGGGCTGATCTATCAGGAGGTCGTTGCCGGCCGGCCGGCGAGCGTCTCGGTCATCAGCGACGGAAAGGAGGCGCGGGCGCTGGCGGCGAATGAGCAGCTCATCGGCGAGAGCTGGACGGGAGCCGCGGGCTTTCGGTACTGCGGGAACATCACCCCCCTGGAGCCTCACCCTGAGAGCGATATAGCAGGCATGGCGGAGGGCATCGTCTCCCGGCTGGGGCTGGTGGGCAGCAACGGGGTAGATTTACTGATCACTGAGGAAGGGGCGGTGGTGGTGGAGGTCAACTGCCGCTTTCAAGCAAGCCTGGATTCTGTGCAGTGCGCCACAGGGGTCAATCTCTTCCAGGCTCATCTGAATTCCTTCCGGGGAGTGCTGCCCGAAAGGCCCGCCATCATCTGCTCTGCTGGAAGGGCGATCCTCTACGCCTCCCGCCCTCTGAAGATCAAAGAGAGGCTGCTTTTTCCCTGGACGGCAGACGTCCCCCGCCCGGGATCGAGAGCGGAAAGGGGCGATCCCTTCATCTCCGTCCTGGCCAGGGGGAGTAATAGGGAAGAGGTTGTCAGCAGATTGAGAGAGAGGGGGGATTTGGTCAGGAAGGCCCTTCACTGAAATATGCGGGCGATGTATTGCAGACAGGGCGAAAAGATAAGTTAGAGGCAGATCAGATCTCATCCTCTATCCATAATCTGGACGGGCGCTGGCCCATCAGATTGAAGATATCAAAGGGAAGTATACTTGCAATTCTGGAGAGCGGATGCCCTTGGACCCAACCAGCGGTGAGAATGCGGCCCCTGGATCAGAGAGCATCATCATTCAGGCAGAGAATGTGATGCTTCAGGCGGCCCAGCAGGCAAAGAATGAAGAGCGCGACCCATCCAGTATGCTCCGGGTGCTGGCCCTCCTGGCCGCTCCCGTCCTTGACCCAAAAGATCCTGCCCAGCCTCCTATTCCACTGGATCTGCACCAGGAGTGGCATGTCCTGGCTCATGAGGTGCGGCAGAGCAATGCTCCCATCCTGCTGGCCCGGCTGCAGCCTCCTACATTGCAGGCGCTGCGATCTGCTCTCTCCCCCAGGGCGGGGATGCAGGAGCTCTTTCCCCATATCCTCCACTTCAGCGGCCATGCCTGGAGGGAGGGGCTTCTTTTAGAGGATGATCTCGGCCAGGTCCATCCCGCCAGCACCGGGGAGATACTGGATGCTCTGAATGGTCTTCCCCAGCCCCTGGACCTGGTGGTGCTCAACGGCTGTGAGAGCGCCGCCGATGCCCGCTCAGTGGCACAGGCCCTGCTGGATGGCGGACGGGCCAGGGCGGTGGTGGGCCACGAGCGCCCTGTCCTCGACTCTGAGGCGGTGGCCTTCGCCGGCCGGCTGTATGCAGAGCTTACCGGCGGCTTTCCTCTGAAGGATGCAGTTGATCAAGCCCGCAGAAAGGTGACCACTCACGAGGTTATGCTGCTGGGGGATGACGGACTGCGCTTTGAGATGCTGAACAGAGGAGAGCCGGTGATTGACCGCCGGCGGGCGGCCGCGAGCCTCCTCTCCGCCCAGATCGGTCCCTTTCTGGGCAGGGGGAGTGACCTGGTGCAGATCTCAGGGATCTTGAGCCATCCCCCGGCGGTCGTTGTTCTCTTTGGCCCGCCGGGCATCGGCAAGACCAGCCTGATCCTGCAGGCTGCTCTTCGCAACCAATGGCGCTTTCCCGGCGGGGTGGCATATGCCTGCGGCCCCAGGTCCGGAAGCGGCACTGCTACCGAAATGCTCAGGGATCTGGCAGGCGGTCTGGGGCTTTCCCCTCCCGCAGGCAGGGAGGAGGAGGTGCTGCGGATACACACTGCCAGCCATCCCACCCTCATGCTATTGGACAACCTGGAATCCCTCCCCCAGGAGGAGATGGAGCAGTTGAGCGATTCTCTGCGCCATCTGGGAGGGGAGAGCGCAGCCCTGCTCGCTCTGCGGCCATCCAGCCAGACTCTGGAGGATCTGCCCCTGGCCAGGTCCATATCTCTGCATCATGGGCTGGCCGGGGCAGAGGCAGAGAGATATGCCCTCTATCTTGCCAGGCAGAAGGGCATTCCCCTGGACGGGGCCGACGCCCGGCTAATCGCCTGCTCTGTGGACGGCCATCCTCTGCTGATAGAGAAGATTGTGGCCCAGGCGAGGCGGGGAGACCTGAAGGATCTGCTGGATGATGTGATGAGGCGCCAGGGCGATTTTGCCGCCCAGATCGGCAGAGTCTATAAGTGGTGCCAGGATCGCCTCGATGATGAGCGAAGAGATGCCTGGGCCTCTCTGCCCCTATTTCCTGCCGGCGCTGCTCCGGAGACTCTTTTAAAGGCGGCAGCCGGCAAGGGCGGCCCTCAGGCCCTGAGGGAGGCAGCCCTGGCGGACTTCGACCCCGAGGGGCAGGCCTGGCGGTGGCATGCCACTGTGGCCGAGTACGCCAGCAGCCACTGGCCCATCCCTCCCGAGGAGAGGCAGAAGCGGCTGCTGGCGCTCGCCCCTGCCTGGACATTGTGGCTGGAGCGGCTTTCCGGTGGGGAGAAGAGCATATCGAGGATTGAGGATCAGCATCTCAACCTGGATTTGATGGTCCAGGCATCTGCCGGCGGCTGCCAAGAGTGCCGGCCATTTCTGGAGGCACTAAGAGAAAAGCTGCCCCCGCCGGATCGCACCCCTGATCCTGAGGGAGCTGATAGCCAGGCTCCGCCAGGCCAGACTGGAGGGGCTGGAGCCTGGGGAAGAGGAGGAGAGGGCCAGACGGCTGAATGACCTTGGAATTGCCCTCTCCGCCCTGGGCCGGCGGGAGGATGCGCTGGCCTCTGCTCAGGAGGCCGTTGAAATCCATCGCAAGCTCGCCCGTTCCAACCCTGCTGCCTTCCTGCCCGACCTGGCCACAAGCCTCAACAACCTTGGCAACCGCCTCTCCGCGCTGGGCCGGCAAAAGGAGGCGATGGCCTCCGCCCAGGAGGCCGTTGATATCCATCGCCATCTCGCCCAGTCCAACCCCTCCGCCTTCCTGCCCGACCTGGCCACAAGCCTCAACAACCTTGGCGCACCGCTTCTCCGCGCTGGGCCGGCGGGAGGAGGCGCTCGCTCCCGCCCAGCAGGCCGTTGAAATCCTTCGCAAGCTCGCTCAGTCCAACCCTGCCGCCTTCCTGCCCGACCTGGCCACAAGCCTCAACAACCTTGGCATATTCCTCTCCGCACTGGGCCGGCGGGAGGATGCGCTCGCTCTCACCCAGGGAGGCCGTTGATATCCCTTCGCAAGCTCGCTCAGTCCAACCCCTCCGCCTTCCTGCCTGACCTGGCCACGAGCCTCAACAACCTTGGCACATTCCTCTCCGCGCTGGGCCGGCGGAAGGATGCGCTCGCTCTCACCCAGGAGGCCGTTGATATCCGTCGCAAGCTCGCCCAGTCCAACCCCGCTGCCTTCCTGCCCGACCTGGCCCGGAGCCTCAACAGCCTTGGCAACCGTCTCTCCGCGCTGGGCCGACTGGAGGAGGCGCTCGCTCCCACCCAGGAGGCCGTTGAAATCCGTCGCAAGTTCGCTCAATCCAACCTCGCTGCCTTCCTGCCCGACCTGGCCACAAGCCTCAACAACCTTGGCGCATCCCTCTCTGATCTGGGCCGGTGGGAGGATGCGCTTGCTCCCGCCCAGGAGGCCACTGAAATCCTTCGCAGGCTCGCTCATTCCAACCCCGCCGCCTTCCTGCCCCACCTGGCCACAAGCCTCAACAACCTTGGCGCATTCCTCTCCGCGCTGGGCCGGCGGGAGGATGCGCTCGCTCCCGTCCAGGAGTCCGTTGATATCCATCGCCAGCTCGCCCGTTCCAACCCCGCCGCCTTCCTGCCTGACCTGGCTGGAAGCCTCAACAACCTTGGCGCATCCCTCTCTGATCTGGGCCGGCGGGAGGATGCGCTCGCTTTCGCCCAAGAGGCCGTTGATATCCGTCGCAAGCTCGCCCAGCCCAACCCCGCCGCCTTCCTGCCCGGCCTGGCCAAAAGCCTTGGTGCATTTGGCAGTGTATTGAGCTCCCTTGAGCAGCACGAGAAGGCAACCGGGATCTTTGCCGAGGGATTGCAGCACATCGCACCCTTCTACCAAGAGCATCCCGATGCCTTTGCCCCCCTGGCCGGGTCCCTGCAGGATTCCTACCTCCAGTCATGCCGGGAGGCGGACATCAAGCCGGATGAAAAGCTGCTAATTATGAGAAAAAAATAGTTAACTCTCGATCAAACCACTAAGAGGCAGAGTGCTACCAGGATATGACCCTGTAGACCCAGTTGGCCAGCAGCGTCCAGGCCTTGACGCAACCTGAACCCTTCTCCAGCTTCTCTTTGTCTTTCTCAGAATACCTGACCTTATCCTTCATCCATGAGTCCATGATGATCTCTCACCTCTCATTTGAATATAACAATATCGGTTCACAGGAGAGAGCAGGCCGGTGCAAGAAGAAAAATTCATCTCCTGGAAGGATCATAGAGCCGAGAAGATGAACGACCTTGCCCCTTCCGCAGATCTCATATCCCTGGCGCAGGAGTCTCTTGCCAGCAGAGAAGAGGCGATGAAAAGAGAGCTGGCGGCAAAATACCTTCTCTGCGAGGATGAGGCCTCGGATATAGTCTCCTCATTCTTGCAGAGGTCTTATGGCCCGGCTTTCGCCCTAACGGAGGAGATCGCCAGAAGAGAGGGAACGGTGCTGCTTTTCATCGGCAGAAAGGACTGCGCCATCTGCCAGCGCTGCCAGCCGATATTGAACGAATTCATCCTCGAGCACAAGGATATTGAGCCGGTGATCCTTGACTACTCCCAGCCCGAGGGGTTGCTCTATCACCTGATCCATAGAGATGAGCAGGGAATGCTGCCTCTGATTGCCTTCATCTCCTGCGGCAAGATAATGATGAAGAGCTGCGGGGAGTGCGCCGCCATTCAGATTTATGACGAGCATTATCGCAACATGAGTGAAGAGTGCAGGCAAAATATATATGTTCACTGAGATCGCACCGATGGGTGCGAGGAAGAATATGACCAAGATTGTGCTCAACTTCAAGACCTACCGTGAGTCAACCGGCCGGGAGGCCCTGCGCCTGGCAGAGATCTGCGAGGATATCTCTCAGGACTATTCTGTGCAGATGATAGTGGCACCGCAGGCGGCAGACATTCGTGCCCTATCCCAGGGGGTCAGAATCCCGGTCTACGCCCAGCATGTGGACGGCGTCGGCTACGGAGGATACACCGGCCACATAACTGCTGCCTCCCTGAAGGCTGCAGGGGCCAGTGGAGCGCTCATAAACCACTCTGAGAGAAGGCTCAAGCTGGCGGATATGGAGGCCTCCCTCTCTGCTTGCCGCGACTTTGGCCTCAAGAGCATCATCTGCACCAACAATGTGGCCACCACCCGGGCGGCAGCAGCCCTTGAACCCGATTATGTGGCAGTGGAACCCCCAGAGCTGATAGGAAGCGGCATTCCTGTATCCAAGGCCAATCCCAGTGTGATCAGCGATTCAGTCAGCGCAGTCAAGAGGATCGCCCCTCAGGTGGGAGTCCTGTGCGGCGCGGGAATAACCCACGGAGAGGATCTGAAGATCGCCCTGGATCTGGGATCGGAGGGCGTCCTTTTAGCATCGGGGATCATAAAGGCCAAAGATCAGCGTCTGGCTTTGGAAGACCTGGTGACCGGGGCAAAATAGATGATGGCGGTGCATGTCAGAGTCTCAGGCCGGGTGCAGGGGGTCTATTACCGCGCCTATACCCGCGACCGGGCCAAATCCCTGGGAGTCAACGGCTGGGTGCGAAATATCCCTGGCGGAGGGGTGGAGGCGGTGCTGGAGGGGGAGAGGCATCAGGTAGGAGAGCTGCTCCGAGCTATGAAGACCGGGCCTTCCGGCTCTGCAGTCCTGGGAATGGAGCTCTCTGAGATCGAGGCCAAAGGCTATAATGATTTTGAGATAAAATATTAATCGGATGTGATCTATTGCTTACCATCAACAGATACAAGTGCTGCTACTGTGGTGCCTGCGTCAGTGTATGCCCGACATGCGCCCTGGAGCTGGTGGAGACCTGGCTGGAGATTTCCGCAGACTGCAAAGAGTGCGGCATCTGCACCAAGATATGCCCGGTGGGAGCGCTGGAGGTCGAGGCATGAAGTGCGATGTGATTGTAGTGGGGGCGGGCCCGGGCGGCTCCATGGCTGCGAAGACGGCGGCAGATGCCGGCCTTAATGTGGTCCTGCTGGAGAAACGGCAGGAGATCGGCGATCCGGTGCGCTGCGCTGAGGGGGTGGGCAAGAGGTCTCTGTGCAAGATGGTCAAGCCCGAGCCGGGATGGATTGCTGCTGAGGTGAAGGGGGCTAAGATCTTCTCTCCGGATGGAAGCCATATAGTCATGTCCGAGGACAGGAGCGGCAGCGAGGTGGGCTATGTTCTGGAGAGGAAGGTCTTCGACCGGGGCCTGGCCATGAATGCCGCCCGCGCCGGAGCACGGGTGATGGTCAAGACCCGCGCCACCGGCCTGCTGATGAGGGATGGCGTTCCTTATGGGGTCAATGCCCTGCAGGTGGGAGAGCCTTTGCAGATCGAGGCCCCGATCATCATCGGTGCAGACGGCGTGGAGTCCAAGGTGGGCCGCTGGGCGGGGATTGACACCACCCTCAACCTCAAGGACATAGAGTCCTGCGCCCAGTTCCTGATCTCAGATCCCGGTGTGGACAAGGACTACACCAGGTTCTATCTGGGAAACAGCATTGCTCCATCAGGGTACGCCTGGTCATTTCCCAAGGGGGAGGGGCTGGCCAATATCGGCCTGGGCGTGCTGGGAAGCAGGTGCAAACCTGGCGAAGCAGTCCGCCTGCTGCAGGAGTTCACCAAGACCCACTTTCCCAATGGCAAGATCGTGGAGATGGTGGTGGGCGGAGATCCCTGCTCCGGCCCCATCGAGTCGACCACTGCTGATGGGGTGATGCTGGTGGGA
This genomic stretch from Methanothrix sp. harbors:
- a CDS encoding CHAT domain-containing protein; this encodes MPLDPTSGENAAPGSESIIIQAENVMLQAAQQAKNEERDPSSMLRVLALLAAPVLDPKDPAQPPIPLDLHQEWHVLAHEVRQSNAPILLARLQPPTLQALRSALSPRAGMQELFPHILHFSGHAWREGLLLEDDLGQVHPASTGEILDALNGLPQPLDLVVLNGCESAADARSVAQALLDGGRARAVVGHERPVLDSEAVAFAGRLYAELTGGFPLKDAVDQARRKVTTHEVMLLGDDGLRFEMLNRGEPVIDRRRAAASLLSAQIGPFLGRGSDLVQISGILSHPPAVVVLFGPPGIGKTSLILQAALRNQWRFPGGVAYACGPRSGSGTATEMLRDLAGGLGLSPPAGREEEVLRIHTASHPTLMLLDNLESLPQEEMEQLSDSLRHLGGESAALLALRPSSQTLEDLPLARSISLHHGLAGAEAERYALYLARQKGIPLDGADARLIACSVDGHPLLIEKIVAQARRGDLKDLLDDVMRRQGDFAAQIGRVYKWCQDRLDDERRDAWASLPLFPAGAAPETLLKAAAGKGGPQALREAALADFDPEGQAWRWHATVAEYASSHWPIPPEERQKRLLALAPAWTLWLERLSGGEKSISRIEDQHLNLDLMVQASAGGCQECRPFLEALREKLPPPDRTPDPEGADSQAPPGQTGGAGAWGRGGEGQTAE
- the tpiA gene encoding triose-phosphate isomerase, giving the protein MTKIVLNFKTYRESTGREALRLAEICEDISQDYSVQMIVAPQAADIRALSQGVRIPVYAQHVDGVGYGGYTGHITAASLKAAGASGALINHSERRLKLADMEASLSACRDFGLKSIICTNNVATTRAAAALEPDYVAVEPPELIGSGIPVSKANPSVISDSVSAVKRIAPQVGVLCGAGITHGEDLKIALDLGSEGVLLASGIIKAKDQRLALEDLVTGAK
- a CDS encoding tetratricopeptide repeat protein produces the protein MAHRFSALGRREEALAPAQQAVEILRKLAQSNPAAFLPDLATSLNNLGIFLSALGRREDALALTQGGR
- a CDS encoding 4Fe-4S binding protein, with product MLTINRYKCCYCGACVSVCPTCALELVETWLEISADCKECGICTKICPVGALEVEA
- a CDS encoding tetratricopeptide repeat protein, translated to MGRREDALASAQEAVEIHRKLARSNPAAFLPDLATSLNNLGNRLSALGRQKEAMASAQEAVDIHRHLAQSNPSAFLPDLATSLNNLGAPLLRAGPAGGGARSRPAGR
- a CDS encoding acylphosphatase, with protein sequence MAVHVRVSGRVQGVYYRAYTRDRAKSLGVNGWVRNIPGGGVEAVLEGERHQVGELLRAMKTGPSGSAVLGMELSEIEAKGYNDFEIKY
- a CDS encoding NAD(P)/FAD-dependent oxidoreductase, translated to MKCDVIVVGAGPGGSMAAKTAADAGLNVVLLEKRQEIGDPVRCAEGVGKRSLCKMVKPEPGWIAAEVKGAKIFSPDGSHIVMSEDRSGSEVGYVLERKVFDRGLAMNAARAGARVMVKTRATGLLMRDGVPYGVNALQVGEPLQIEAPIIIGADGVESKVGRWAGIDTTLNLKDIESCAQFLISDPGVDKDYTRFYLGNSIAPSGYAWSFPKGEGLANIGLGVLGSRCKPGEAVRLLQEFTKTHFPNGKIVEMVVGGDPCSGPIESTTADGVMLVGDAARQTDPLTGGGILNAMQAGVIAGEVAAKAIAAGNVRKEGLKEYEERWRESMGKHLARSLEFKEFFVKLTDKDLNMLIGSLAKEDMSKMDLPGLLRVLFRLNPKLLWELRHLIT
- a CDS encoding tetratricopeptide repeat protein, giving the protein MISLRKLAQSNPSAFLPDLATSLNNLGTFLSALGRRKDALALTQEAVDIRRKLAQSNPAAFLPDLARSLNSLGNRLSALGRLEEALAPTQEAVEIRRKFAQSNLAAFLPDLATSLNNLGASLSDLGRWEDALAPAQEATEILRRLAHSNPAAFLPHLATSLNNLGAFLSALGRREDALAPVQESVDIHRQLARSNPAAFLPDLAGSLNNLGASLSDLGRREDALAFAQEAVDIRRKLAQPNPAAFLPGLAKSLGAFGSVLSSLEQHEKATGIFAEGLQHIAPFYQEHPDAFAPLAGSLQDSYLQSCREADIKPDEKLLIMRKK